The Plasmodium chabaudi chabaudi strain AS genome assembly, chromosome: 14 genome contains the following window.
TGATGAAGAAGAcgacaataaaaattcgaACTTTATAAGCATGAAAGATTATGATGGTGATGATGAAAATCCCCCAGATGAACCAATACCGAAAGAAGATGTAGATATGTccttaaaatatttggGATTAGGATATGACATCATTATGGGAAACCCAGAAGGTGACCCATTGTTGAATGTTGATCCAGGATTTAGAGCCCCAgttattcaaataaatattacagATACtggtataaataataacaacGATAATGTCGAAGAACATGAGGATAGCCAAGACAGTCATTCGAACACTGGTAATATAAAGCATTCtagtaataaaaagaaaataattccaTGGATAATTCCAGAGCATTCATGCAATCAATCAAAAAACgttgaagaaataaaaagtttagAAGAATATACATTAGAATTATTATCAGATGTTAAGGTGAGTACTCCTTCCATATTCCCATATTCTTTTTCAGCTTCTGCtggatataaaaatgcattaaaaaaattaaaaattcaaaattcgattatatttatgatgAAGATATATTGTTTAAGATATTATACTGGTATATCTACAACTACAAACACATGGGaatttacaaataattttcgaaatgctttaaataaattgcCTAACACATTCGATGGGTTAAAAGAAGATAATGAATGTActtatgaatattatataaccAAATCCCATAGCCCTcaatgtgaaaaaaatgtaaataagtGGATGACGTTTTTTAAACTTCATGGTACGCATGTAGCACATGAAATGTATTTAGGtggtaaaataataataaaagtaaatatagaaaaagaagaatataataaaatgaaagaaaCTAATTTAGATATGAAAACAgtatttgatttttattttcataaaatggGATTATCTGcaagaaaaaatagaagaatacaaaaatttataaataaaatgcatGGATCAAAAACTGTGTCTATACTTGGTGGACATCCAGGTTTAAACATAGATGATccatcattttttgaaaaatggaTTAATtcaattgataaaaattctATGCCTATAAGGACAAAATTATTACCATTTAGTTTTTTTATGGATGATccaaatatgataaaagcATATAATGATGCATTAATGTTTTATGGTTTAACTTATGGAATCCAAATATTTGATCAACagcaatataataatgttgAAATTCCTATTGGCGATTATTTAGAAAACTCCATTcaacaaatatatcatgGTTCACCTCCTGGGTTATTAACATGCCCAATTGGTACTACTATATTAATGGGGTTTTCTCTAAATTtagatttttataaaaatcaaaGTTTAAACGAAATAATTGGAATTAATCCTTGTGAGCAACTGAAAGAGTCATGTAGTGGAAATggatttataaataaatattcagaTATAAGAATATGGGGTCTATGTTCAgaaaaaacattatattttataaagcaGGTAGtagaacaaaatgaaacaaCTAAAACAACAGCAACATGCCCTGGAAATTATGTGATTTTATTTGGATTTGCTTTAATGAAAGGAATTGGTAGATCATCTGCTAATGCAGTAGATCTTTATCCTTGTCGAACAGGACAAAATAGTTGCTCAgctattttacaaaatcaaaaatttaaacaaagtatgatatatattgcaTGTGTAGATAAAGCAACTATAGGATTAGAGAGTCTACAAACTTTTACTAAAGTAAAAAATCTGGGATCGGTTGACtcaaataattatcaaaatgatGGATATCTAGATTTAGAATGTCCTGAAAATAGTACTCTTGTATTCGGTTTTGCTATGGAGTTTCATACAAATTTCCAAAAAGCTCGagataattttataaaatgtcctaaagaagaaaatacaTGTAGTATACGAGGAATAGGAATTAATACTAAtctatttttctttaagaAAGACAAACATTCCCTTGGAATAGTTGCTCTTTGTCGTTCGACAAGCTCAAAGATGGGGCGAAATTAAGAACATCATCCTATTCAATcagtttttcatttattttttcatttatttattattttaatatattttcgaACTTTCATAGATAACTATTCATTATAtcataaacatttttaacttAGAATTACGAGTAGCTATGTATGGTGAAAGAGTGCATATTTTTCctttaacaaaattttcaccaattttattaatctCGGTTTTTTActcatttgaaaaaaatataaacatttactagaaaattgtattattaaatacaGTTTTCCAATGTGATCCTGTTTTCCTTACTCtctaaattttattaagcCCATAAAtgccattttatttataagctacattgattttttaaacacatttaattataaggatatttttttttttcgaattgcatatttttacataaaattgGTAGTaccaatttaaaaaatagatttaaaaaaggaaaaataacaaactgtgaaaattattttggatataaaaaatatataatatatttgaatgATTAAAAGGAATAACCATTATTTAGGCTACTTGATCTAGTGGTATGATTCTTGCTTCGGGTGCAAGAGGTCCCGGGTTCGATTCCCGGAGTAGCCAAATTGTGTGGTTTTGTACGTTggaaaaattttatttatgttatggattatatatagagaataaaaaattgtatatattttaatgtttattaaaaagtatgTAGTAATACTgcaaattaatataacacCGATCCTATATTTACATgcatgaaaaaataaatgatttagtatattttattagctTATCTTTTCAACATTCTCCAGtataactttttataaaattcacCCACTctctatataaaatgttttgcatttaatttttatgttatataGAGAAAAATACATACAATATAACAACCCccttaaataatttaatcatatttttttgtgtgtgtGTGTGCTCGAAAATTGAAAAGAAAgcataaaattaaaattcaATTTTTGTTCACAGTTGCacatcatatatatatagagagagaaaaaaatgtcaCTATTGTAACATGCATAATTGTTCAGcgaaaaagaatatatcaATTTATCAGCATACtaatgttatttttatactgcatttcattttattggcgtatgtttatttatatattttgtatggaatggttaaaataataaaaggaCAGATGAATAAGATTACGTGCTAAGTAAATAATTGACTAgccatttaataatttcattttgttttttcccgttttttttttaaaaaaatacgttTCCCTTTATAACCCTACATAGCTTTACTTAAATCATTTCAAATAACTAATACATAAACAATAAAAGCATGAAAATGTGCCATAAACAAGGGAACATATCGgtaaaataattgtaataataattggttataaaaaatacagtCTTAATAATAGCTATAACAACAATGACAagtcatataataaatgcattgactaaaattatatttcacACAAAGaacacaaaaaatagttCGCTATATATCTTAATAACACTCTTGTAAAATGAAGCTATATTAATGaacatattcatatataataacatatatttcattctGAAAAATGCAAAAGTTGAAAAGCTATCTATATAATAAGTcacataaatatgaaaatgatgtATGCtgataacatttttataaataacaaaaaaaaataaagaaatatatgggACGTTCCCCCTTTAATACATTTGCAATTATAACAAcgagtaataaaaatttgatgagactaaaaaa
Protein-coding sequences here:
- a CDS encoding perforin-like protein 2; this translates as MTISVKGIFFHLILVQLVIYNIKCELSENSYTSKNGDTHSIEEYSIANLINEEQPHITNTNLVNKNGRWKHIYKGLLNNHLYSLGKRPVLQQSPGNNNINTLEKLNKDNSLIKHTKGGTNFISIKQNNVVRKNETELNTNMNNAQFTNTKNSIINSHDHLDEYNKNYIDNLKSVKNHFNAQNLDDSNTDFDDNNYLEPEKYVPIKYPFDNHETNNNSNNIKSNNIYHNEESSKKNDVTEEENYNDNIKPTPCTKNEKACINKTLDTGNEFYLRDVLLDGYKPDVSSYINTKKSFKNKQKEKIIEEFKDFDLIDPLTPNVNEHTSMNDEEDDNKNSNFISMKDYDGDDENPPDEPIPKEDVDMSLKYLGLGYDIIMGNPEGDPLLNVDPGFRAPVIQINITDTGINNNNDNVEEHEDSQDSHSNTGNIKHSSNKKKIIPWIIPEHSCNQSKNVEEIKSLEEYTLELLSDVKVSTPSIFPYSFSASAGYKNALKKLKIQNSIIFMMKIYCLRYYTGISTTTNTWEFTNNFRNALNKLPNTFDGLKEDNECTYEYYITKSHSPQCEKNVNKWMTFFKLHGTHVAHEMYLGGKIIIKVNIEKEEYNKMKETNLDMKTVFDFYFHKMGLSARKNRRIQKFINKMHGSKTVSILGGHPGLNIDDPSFFEKWINSIDKNSMPIRTKLLPFSFFMDDPNMIKAYNDALMFYGLTYGIQIFDQQQYNNVEIPIGDYLENSIQQIYHGSPPGLLTCPIGTTILMGFSLNLDFYKNQSLNEIIGINPCEQLKESCSGNGFINKYSDIRIWGLCSEKTLYFIKQVVEQNETTKTTATCPGNYVILFGFALMKGIGRSSANAVDLYPCRTGQNSCSAILQNQKFKQSMIYIACVDKATIGLESLQTFTKVKNLGSVDSNNYQNDGYLDLECPENSTLVFGFAMEFHTNFQKARDNFIKCPKEENTCSIRGIGINTNLFFFKKDKHSLGIVALCRSTSSKMGRN